One Syntrophales bacterium genomic region harbors:
- the clpP gene encoding ATP-dependent Clp endopeptidase proteolytic subunit ClpP codes for MSLIPMVVEQDGRGERAFDIYSRLLRDRIIFLGTAIDDDVANLVIAQMLFLESDDPDKDIFFYLNSPGGSVSAGMAIYDTMQYIKPSVSTVCMGQAASMGALLLAAGQKGKRYALPHSRIMIHQPLGGFQGQATDIGIQAREILRLKEELNQILADLTGQPLEKIAADTERDYYMSGTNAVEYGIIDEVILKRA; via the coding sequence ATGAGTTTGATACCAATGGTTGTAGAACAGGATGGCCGCGGGGAGAGGGCCTTTGATATCTATTCCCGGCTCCTGCGGGATCGGATCATCTTTCTCGGCACGGCAATTGATGACGATGTCGCGAATCTGGTGATTGCCCAGATGCTCTTTCTGGAATCTGACGATCCCGATAAGGACATATTTTTTTATTTGAACTCTCCGGGCGGCAGCGTCAGCGCCGGGATGGCAATTTATGATACCATGCAGTACATCAAGCCCTCGGTAAGTACCGTCTGCATGGGGCAGGCGGCCAGCATGGGCGCCCTGCTGCTCGCGGCGGGGCAAAAGGGAAAGCGCTATGCGCTGCCCCATTCCCGGATTATGATCCATCAACCGCTGGGCGGATTCCAGGGGCAGGCCACCGATATCGGCATTCAGGCTCGCGAGATTCTGAGATTGAAGGAGGAGCTGAATCAGATCCTCGCCGATTTGACCGGTCAGCCGCTCGAAAAGATTGCCGCCGATACCGAGCGTGATTATTATATGTCGGGGACAAATGCTGTAGAGTATGGCATTATCGATGAAGTCATCTTAAAGAGGGCTTAA
- the clpX gene encoding ATP-dependent Clp protease ATP-binding subunit ClpX, producing the protein MGRKPKDSGYEKGILYCSFCGKGQNEVKKLVAGSTSYICDECVELCRSIINEENQEDKGSISGGFPEPRDIVKFLDQYVIGQERAKKILSVAVYNHYRRLSAGADVGGVEIQKSNILLIGPTGSGKTLLAKTLARMLNVPFTIADATTLTEAGYVGEDVENIILSLLQNADYDVEKASRGIVYIDEIDKIARKSGNPSITRDVSGEGVQQALLKIIEGTTASIPPKGGRKHPQQEFIQVDTTNILFICGGAFNDLDGIISRRTGSNSIGFGSEIRSNKEKNKDELLSKVQPEDLLKFGLIPEFIGRLPVISTLKELTHDDLIRILLEPKDALVKQYQKLFELDGVKLKFTEGALKAIAELSLERKSGARGLRAIMENTLLEIMYELPSRNDVLECIVSEEVVKNDEKPILLLEKKSETA; encoded by the coding sequence ATGGGGAGAAAACCAAAGGATTCTGGCTACGAAAAGGGGATATTGTACTGTTCTTTTTGCGGCAAGGGACAAAATGAGGTCAAAAAACTTGTCGCCGGTTCGACATCTTATATATGCGATGAATGTGTTGAGCTTTGCCGTTCGATCATTAACGAGGAAAATCAGGAAGATAAAGGGTCAATTTCCGGGGGATTTCCGGAGCCGAGGGACATTGTCAAGTTTCTTGACCAGTATGTAATCGGTCAGGAAAGAGCCAAGAAAATTCTCTCCGTGGCGGTGTACAACCATTACCGGAGGCTCTCCGCAGGCGCGGATGTGGGAGGGGTGGAAATTCAGAAGAGCAATATCCTGCTGATCGGGCCAACCGGTTCCGGGAAGACCCTGCTTGCGAAAACACTGGCCAGGATGCTGAATGTTCCGTTTACCATTGCCGACGCAACGACGCTGACGGAAGCGGGATATGTTGGGGAGGATGTGGAAAATATTATCCTCAGCCTGCTGCAGAACGCCGATTATGATGTAGAGAAGGCATCCCGAGGGATTGTTTACATTGACGAGATCGACAAAATTGCCAGAAAGTCTGGCAACCCCTCGATAACACGCGATGTTTCAGGCGAAGGCGTGCAGCAGGCGCTCTTGAAAATTATTGAGGGGACAACGGCGAGCATCCCCCCCAAGGGAGGCAGAAAACACCCCCAACAGGAGTTTATTCAGGTAGATACGACGAATATCCTCTTCATTTGCGGCGGCGCCTTTAATGATCTCGACGGAATAATCTCTCGCCGGACTGGTTCCAACTCTATCGGTTTTGGATCCGAGATCCGTAGTAATAAAGAGAAAAACAAGGATGAACTGCTTAGCAAAGTGCAGCCTGAGGATCTTCTCAAGTTTGGCCTGATCCCGGAATTTATCGGCCGGCTGCCGGTAATTTCGACGCTCAAAGAGTTGACGCATGATGATCTGATCCGAATTCTTCTGGAACCGAAGGATGCCCTTGTCAAGCAATATCAAAAGCTTTTCGAGCTGGACGGGGTCAAATTGAAATTTACCGAGGGCGCCTTGAAGGCCATTGCCGAGCTCTCGCTGGAAAGAAAATCCGGCGCCCGCGGTTTGCGGGCGATTATGGAAAACACCCTGCTTGAGATAATGTATGAGCTTCCTTCCCGCAATGATGTGCTGGAATGCATCGTCAGCGAAGAAGTTGTAAAAAATGATGAAAAACCTATTCTCCTTCTCGAAAAAAAATCCGAGACGGCGTGA